One Tachysurus fulvidraco isolate hzauxx_2018 chromosome 2, HZAU_PFXX_2.0, whole genome shotgun sequence DNA segment encodes these proteins:
- the fgf22 gene encoding fibroblast growth factor 22 has protein sequence MCKWTAAVAAHCADLTSNGPAHTGLPLLPGALPVRLACISFLLFLASAALAGCPAGLGHDPLHVLARGTNCSWTLERHTRSYNHLEGDVRLRRLYSANKFFLCIDKTGKVDGTRRKNYPDSLMEIRSVSVGVVAIKSVSTGLYLAMSKKGTLFGSGRYSPSCKFKERIEENGYNTYASLRWKHGGRQMFVSLNGRGKPRRGHKARRRHPSTHFLPMLPT, from the exons ATGTGCAAATGGACGGCGGCCGTTGCTGCTCACTGCGCCGACCTCACCTCTAACGGCCCAGCCCATACCGGGCTACCTCTTCTGCCCGGCGCTCTCCCTGTGCGCCTTGCATGcatctcctttcttctctttctggcCAGTGCAGCTCTTGCAGGATGCCCGGCCGGACTGGGTCATGACCCGCTGCACGTGCTGGCGCGGGGCACAAACTGCTCATGGACTCTGGAACGCCACACACGCAGTTACAACCACCTGGAGGGTGACGTTCGGCTACGCCGCCTATATTCCGCAAACAAGTTCTTCCTCTGCATCGACAAAACAGGCAAGGTGGATGGCACACGGCGCAAAAACTATCCTGACA GTCTGATGGAAATCCGATCTGTTAGTGTGGGAGTTGTCGCCATCAAATCTGTCAGCACCGGCCTGTACTTAGCTATGTCCAAAAAAGGCACACTTTTTGGATCG gGAAGATATAGCCCAAGCTGCAAGTTTAAGGAGCGCATCGAGGAGAACGGCTACAATACGTACGCATCCCTGCGCTGGAAGCACGGCGGCAGACAGATGTTTGTGTCGCTGAATGGTCGAGGGAAGCCACGGAGGGGCCATAAAGCGCGACGGAGACACCCTTCCACTCACTTCCTCCCAATGCTCCCAACATAG